The proteins below come from a single Streptococcus hyointestinalis genomic window:
- a CDS encoding LysR family transcriptional regulator substrate-binding protein yields MADHTESTLKSFQNHINGHVHIGAAESTVMAFFASIFQKSWETYPGISYHLNSGNYVDVTRSLDNGLADFGIVIEKTDKSKYHHLQLPHRDTWGILMHRDSPLAQQKSITPADFAQLSLIASREIEEIGKIKNWASEGSPKVIATCNLITNAALMIEATSGYALTFEGLTFPSESNHLVFCPLEPAVTSSTYLIWKKDTPLSKSAQIFLELVKEAVGEQKD; encoded by the coding sequence ATGGCTGACCACACCGAGTCGACCTTGAAGTCTTTTCAAAACCACATCAACGGTCATGTCCATATCGGAGCAGCCGAGTCGACAGTCATGGCGTTTTTTGCTTCCATCTTTCAAAAGTCTTGGGAGACTTATCCTGGTATCAGCTATCATCTGAATAGTGGTAACTATGTCGATGTCACACGTAGCCTTGACAATGGCTTAGCGGACTTTGGCATTGTCATCGAAAAAACAGACAAAAGCAAGTACCACCACCTACAGCTCCCACACAGGGACACTTGGGGTATCCTCATGCACCGAGACAGCCCCCTAGCACAGCAAAAAAGTATCACTCCAGCTGACTTTGCACAGCTCTCTCTCATCGCCTCACGAGAGATTGAGGAGATTGGCAAGATTAAAAACTGGGCGAGCGAGGGCAGTCCCAAGGTCATCGCTACCTGTAACCTCATCACAAACGCAGCGCTCATGATTGAAGCGACTAGTGGCTACGCCCTGACCTTTGAGGGGCTAACTTTTCCCTCTGAGTCCAACCACCTCGTCTTTTGTCCTCTTGAGCCCGCTGTCACCTCCAGCACCTACCTCATCTGGAAAAAAGACACCCCACTCAGCAAATCCGCCCAAATCTTTTTGGAGCTTGTAAAGGAGGCTGTGGGGGAACAAAAAGATTGA
- the rpoC gene encoding DNA-directed RNA polymerase subunit beta', producing MVDVNRFKSMQITLASPSKVRSWSYGEVKKPETINYRTLKPEREGLFDEVIFGPTKDWECACGKYKRIRYKGIICDRCGVEVTRAKVRRERMGHIELKAPVSHIWYFKGIPSRMGLTLDMSPRALEEVIYFAAYVVIDPKDTPLEPKSLLTEREYREKLQEYGYGSFVAKMGAEAIQDLLKRVDLDAEIAELKEELKTATGQKRVKAVRRLDVLDAFKKSGNKPEWMVLNILPVIPPDLRPMVQLDGGRFAASDLNDLYRRVINRNNRLARLLELHAPGIIVQNEKRMLQEAVDALIDNGRRGRPITGPGSRPLKSLSHMLKGKQGRFRQNLLGKRVDFSGRSVIAVGPTLKMYQCGVPREMAIELFKPFVMREIVANGLAGNVKAAKRMVERGDERIWDILEEVIKEHPVLLNRAPTLHRLGIQAFEPVLIDGKALRLHPLVCEAYNADFDGDQMAIHVPLSEEAQAEARLLMLAAEHILNPKDGKPVVTPSQDMVLGNYYLTMEDAGREGEGMVFKDRDEAVMAYRNGYVHLHTRVGIAVDSMPNKPWTPEQQHKIIVTTVGKILFNDIMPDDLPYLIEPTNSNLTEKTPDKYFLEPGQDIQTVIDNLEINIPFKKKNLGNIIAETFKRFRTTETSAFLDRLKDLGYYHSTLAGLTVGIADIPVIDNKQEIIDAAHSKVEQINKAFRRGLMTDDDRYVAVTTTWREAKEELEARLIETQDPKNPIVMMMDSGARGNISNFSQLAGMRGLMAAPNGRIMELPILSNFREGLSVLEMFFSTHGARKGMTDTALKTADSGYLTRRLVDVAQDVIIREDDCGTDRGLTITAITDGKEVTETLEERLNGRYTKKTVKHPETGEVIVGPDTLITEDLAAKIVAAGVEEVTIRSVFTCNTRHGVCRHCYGINLATGDAVEVGEAVGTVAAQSIGEPGTQLTMRTFHTGGVASNTDITQGLPRIQEIFEARNPKGEAVITEVKGEVTAIEEDAATRTKKVYVKGQTGEGEYVVPFTARMKVEVGDMVHRGAALTEGSIQPKHLLEVRDTLSVETYLLAEVQKVYRSQGVEIGDKHVEVMVRQMLRKVRIMDPGDTDLLPGTLMDISDFTDANKDILISGGIPATARPVLMGITKASLETTSFLSAASFQETTRVLTDAAIRGKKDHLLGLKENVIIGKTIPAGTGMARYRNIEPLAINEEEAAEEALAEEIVAEEVH from the coding sequence GTGGTTGACGTAAATCGTTTTAAAAGTATGCAAATCACATTAGCCTCACCAAGTAAGGTCCGTTCATGGTCTTACGGTGAAGTTAAAAAACCTGAAACAATCAACTACCGTACGCTAAAACCAGAGCGTGAAGGACTCTTTGACGAAGTCATCTTTGGTCCTACAAAAGACTGGGAATGTGCGTGTGGTAAATACAAACGTATCCGCTACAAAGGGATTATCTGTGACCGCTGTGGTGTTGAGGTTACACGTGCCAAGGTGCGTCGTGAACGCATGGGGCATATCGAGCTAAAAGCGCCAGTATCACACATCTGGTACTTCAAAGGGATTCCAAGCCGTATGGGCTTGACCCTTGATATGAGCCCACGTGCCCTTGAAGAGGTCATCTACTTTGCCGCTTACGTGGTGATTGACCCTAAAGACACACCACTTGAGCCTAAGTCCCTCCTTACTGAGCGTGAGTACCGTGAAAAATTACAAGAGTACGGCTATGGCTCTTTTGTAGCCAAGATGGGTGCTGAAGCTATCCAAGACCTCTTAAAACGTGTTGACTTGGACGCTGAAATCGCTGAGCTCAAGGAAGAGCTCAAAACAGCGACTGGTCAAAAACGTGTCAAAGCTGTTCGCCGCTTGGATGTTTTAGATGCCTTCAAAAAATCTGGCAACAAGCCAGAATGGATGGTACTCAACATCTTGCCAGTTATTCCACCAGATCTTCGTCCTATGGTACAGCTTGACGGTGGACGCTTTGCGGCTTCCGACTTAAACGACCTCTATCGTCGTGTTATCAACCGTAACAACCGTTTGGCTCGTCTGTTAGAATTGCATGCGCCAGGTATCATCGTCCAAAATGAAAAACGTATGCTACAAGAAGCGGTGGATGCGTTGATTGACAATGGTCGTCGTGGTCGTCCTATCACAGGACCAGGTAGCCGTCCGCTCAAATCTCTTAGCCACATGCTAAAAGGGAAACAAGGGCGCTTCCGTCAAAACCTGCTCGGTAAACGTGTTGACTTCTCAGGACGTTCCGTTATCGCCGTTGGTCCAACACTTAAGATGTACCAATGTGGTGTGCCACGTGAGATGGCGATTGAGCTTTTCAAACCATTTGTTATGCGTGAAATCGTAGCTAACGGCCTAGCTGGAAATGTTAAAGCTGCTAAGCGCATGGTTGAGCGTGGAGATGAGCGTATCTGGGACATCCTAGAGGAAGTCATCAAGGAACACCCAGTGCTGCTTAACCGCGCACCTACCCTCCACCGTCTCGGTATCCAAGCCTTTGAGCCTGTGCTTATCGATGGTAAGGCGCTTCGTCTTCACCCACTGGTTTGTGAAGCCTACAATGCCGACTTTGACGGTGACCAAATGGCGATTCACGTGCCTCTCTCTGAAGAAGCCCAAGCAGAAGCACGTCTTCTCATGCTCGCTGCTGAGCACATCCTCAACCCTAAAGATGGTAAACCAGTTGTTACTCCATCTCAGGACATGGTACTTGGTAACTACTATCTCACTATGGAGGACGCTGGTCGTGAGGGTGAAGGTATGGTCTTTAAAGACCGTGACGAAGCTGTTATGGCTTACCGCAATGGCTATGTCCACTTGCACACACGTGTCGGAATTGCCGTTGACTCTATGCCAAACAAACCTTGGACACCAGAGCAACAGCACAAAATCATTGTGACAACTGTCGGTAAAATCCTCTTTAACGACATTATGCCTGATGACCTACCTTACCTCATCGAGCCAACTAACAGCAACCTCACTGAAAAGACACCAGACAAGTACTTCCTAGAGCCAGGTCAAGATATTCAAACGGTGATTGACAACTTAGAGATTAACATTCCATTTAAGAAGAAAAATCTTGGAAACATCATCGCTGAAACCTTCAAACGTTTCCGTACGACAGAAACGTCAGCCTTTCTTGACCGCTTGAAAGACCTAGGTTACTACCACTCAACACTTGCTGGTTTGACTGTGGGTATCGCTGACATCCCAGTTATTGACAACAAGCAAGAAATCATAGACGCAGCCCACAGCAAGGTTGAGCAAATCAACAAAGCCTTCCGTCGTGGTTTGATGACCGATGATGACCGTTATGTGGCGGTTACAACTACTTGGCGTGAAGCCAAAGAAGAGTTGGAAGCACGATTGATTGAAACACAAGATCCTAAGAACCCAATCGTTATGATGATGGACTCAGGAGCTCGTGGTAACATCTCCAACTTCTCACAGCTTGCGGGTATGCGTGGTCTGATGGCAGCGCCAAACGGTCGTATCATGGAACTTCCTATCTTGTCTAACTTCCGTGAAGGTCTGTCTGTTTTGGAAATGTTCTTCTCAACTCACGGTGCGCGTAAGGGTATGACCGATACCGCCCTTAAGACTGCCGACTCTGGTTACTTAACACGTCGTTTGGTTGACGTGGCACAGGATGTTATCATTCGTGAAGATGACTGTGGTACTGACCGTGGTCTTACCATCACTGCCATTACAGATGGTAAGGAAGTCACTGAGACTCTTGAAGAGCGTCTCAATGGTCGCTACACCAAGAAAACTGTTAAACACCCTGAGACTGGTGAGGTTATCGTCGGTCCAGATACCTTGATTACAGAGGACTTGGCAGCGAAGATTGTGGCTGCTGGTGTTGAGGAAGTGACTATCCGCTCAGTCTTTACATGTAATACACGTCATGGTGTCTGCCGTCACTGCTACGGTATCAACCTTGCAACTGGTGACGCCGTTGAAGTTGGTGAAGCAGTTGGTACTGTCGCTGCCCAATCTATCGGTGAGCCTGGTACACAGCTTACCATGCGTACCTTCCACACGGGTGGTGTGGCGTCTAACACCGACATCACTCAAGGTCTTCCTCGTATCCAAGAAATCTTTGAAGCCCGTAACCCTAAAGGGGAAGCGGTCATCACTGAGGTTAAAGGGGAAGTCACTGCTATCGAAGAAGACGCAGCAACACGTACCAAGAAAGTCTACGTCAAAGGTCAAACGGGCGAAGGTGAGTACGTGGTGCCATTTACCGCTCGGATGAAAGTTGAAGTGGGTGACATGGTACACCGTGGTGCAGCGCTTACAGAAGGATCTATCCAACCTAAGCACCTCCTTGAAGTGCGTGATACCTTGTCTGTTGAGACTTACCTCCTTGCTGAGGTGCAAAAAGTTTACCGTAGCCAAGGGGTAGAAATCGGTGACAAACACGTTGAGGTTATGGTTCGTCAAATGCTTCGTAAAGTCCGTATCATGGATCCAGGAGATACAGATCTTCTCCCAGGTACATTGATGGACATTTCAGACTTTACAGACGCTAACAAAGACATCCTCATCTCTGGAGGTATCCCTGCGACAGCTCGTCCAGTCCTCATGGGTATCACCAAAGCCTCACTTGAGACTACCTCCTTCTTGTCTGCTGCATCCTTCCAAGAAACCACACGTGTGCTTACAGATGCGGCTATCCGTGGTAAGAAAGATCACCTTCTTGGTCTTAAAGAAAATGTTATCATCGGTAAAACCATCCCAGCAGGTACTGGTATGGCACGCTACCGCAATATCGAACCTTTGGCAATTAACGAAGAAGAAGCTGCTGAGGAAGCCCTCGCAGAAGAAATCGTTGCCGAAGAAGTACACTAA
- a CDS encoding cupin domain-containing protein — protein MKYQDKTAFDTANHFGQGQANDAYAKYFIGQSYLKGLGATSDGAISLANVTFEPGCRNNWHIHKASRGGGQILICTAGEGWYQEEGKPAVSLQEGSVIVIPANVKHWHGAKCDSWFSHIAFGVPGEDTENIWLEEVSDEDYLALKD, from the coding sequence ATGAAATATCAAGATAAAACAGCATTTGACACAGCCAATCACTTTGGGCAAGGTCAAGCTAATGACGCTTACGCCAAGTACTTTATCGGACAATCCTATCTAAAAGGTCTAGGCGCTACTAGCGATGGCGCAATCAGTCTAGCCAATGTCACCTTTGAGCCAGGTTGCCGCAACAATTGGCATATTCACAAGGCGAGCCGTGGTGGCGGACAAATCTTAATCTGCACCGCTGGTGAGGGCTGGTACCAAGAAGAGGGCAAACCTGCTGTGTCTCTACAAGAAGGCAGTGTCATTGTCATCCCAGCCAATGTCAAGCACTGGCACGGCGCTAAATGCGACTCATGGTTTAGCCATATCGCCTTTGGTGTACCGGGCGAAGATACGGAAAATATCTGGTTAGAGGAAGTCTCTGATGAGGACTATCTAGCTTTAAAAGATTAA
- a CDS encoding LysR family transcriptional regulator, with translation MDIRVLRYFLKICELGNISKAAESLHTTQPNPTSHASSLS, from the coding sequence ATGGATATTCGTGTCTTGCGCTATTTTTTAAAAATCTGTGAGCTGGGCAATATCTCAAAAGCAGCTGAGAGCCTGCACACCACCCAACCCAACCCAACCTCTCACGCCAGCTCACTCAGCTAG